In the genome of Monodelphis domestica isolate mMonDom1 chromosome 2, mMonDom1.pri, whole genome shotgun sequence, one region contains:
- the LOC107648936 gene encoding LOW QUALITY PROTEIN: zinc finger and SCAN domain-containing protein 12-like (The sequence of the model RefSeq protein was modified relative to this genomic sequence to represent the inferred CDS: substituted 1 base at 1 genomic stop codon) — protein MPEELQTWVQEHYPGSGEEVVTLLEDLEKELDESGEQVSTHAHGQEMVWVEMSSMEISQELPLIPFQQVKIQLKCESQESHHIQEDISDDETRSEHGKLTSKLENLEKMELNRDISGKLNKGILSGPECEETDEQQGDKVEDPCEYPTGDKQSNCDENEISFTQSPSVIENKRMYSEEKPYECDECGKTFSQNSRLIEHQRIHTGDRHYKCEECGKAFXGRTVLIRHKIIHTGEKPYKCNECGKAFGRWSALNQHQRLHIGEKYYHCNECGKAFSQKAGLFHHLKIHTRVKPHQCNQCNKSFSCRSILIQHQGVHTGEKPYECSECGKVFVYNSSIVSHQEIHHKEKCHQCNECGKAFSQSGLIQHQRTHWGKTL, from the exons ATGCCTGAAGAGCTCCAGACCTGGGTTCAGGAACATTATCCAGGGAGTGGAGAAGAAGTAGTGACTCTGTTGGAGGATTTAGAGAAAGAGCTTGATGAATCTGGAGAGCAG GTCTCAACTCATGCACATGGTCAGGAGATGGTCTGGGTAGAAATGTCAAGCATGGAAATATCACAGGAATTACCACTGATCCCATTCCAGCAAGTGAAAATTCAGCTTAAGTGTGAATCTCAGGAGTCCCATCATATTCAAGAGGATA TTTCAGATGATGAGACCAGAAGTGAGCATGGGAAGTTGACTTCAAAGCTGGAGAACCTTGAAAAAATGGAACTAAACAGGGACATATCTGGCAAACTTAATAAAGGAATACTTTCAGGTCCTGAGTGTGAAGAAACTGATGAGCAACAGGGGGACAAAGTGGAAGACCCCTGTGAATATCCCACAGGGGATAAACAGTCTAACtgtgatgaaaatgaaataagctTCACTCAGAGCCCAAGTGTTATTGAAAATAAGAGAATGTATTCTGAGGAAAAGCCTTATGAGTGTGATGAATGTGGAAAAACCTTTAGTCAGAACTCTAGGCTTattgaacatcaaagaatccatactggagacaGACACTATAAATGTGAagaatgtggaaaagctttctgAGGAAGAACTGTACTTATTCGACATAAAATaatccatactggggagaaaccctaTAAATGTAATGAGTGTGGGAAAGCTTTTGGTCGGTGGTCAGCCCTTAATCAACATCAGAGACTTCATATAGGAGAGAAATATTATcattgtaatgaatgtgggaaagccttcagtcaGAAAGCAGGTCTTTTTCATCACCTTAAAATCCACACCAGAGTCAAACCACATCAGTGTAATCAGTGTAATAAAAGTTTTAGTTGCCGCTCAATCCTTATTCAACATCAAGGAGTTCATACAGGGGAAAAACCCTATGAGTGCAGTGAATGTGGAAAAGTCTTTGTTTATAATTCATCTATTGTTTCACATCAAGAAATCCATCACAAAGAGAAATGCCatcaatgtaatgaatgtgggaaagccttcagtcaAAGTGGCCTTATTCAGCATCAGAGGACACACTGGGGAAAAACCCTATAA